The proteins below come from a single Chryseobacterium nepalense genomic window:
- the bshA gene encoding N-acetyl-alpha-D-glucosaminyl L-malate synthase BshA, translating to MKIGILCYPTYGGSGIVATELGMSLANKGYEVHFISNALPARLDITNPNIFFHRVNVQTYPLFQYQPYDIALSSMIYRVVNLYKLDLLHAHYAIPYAYAAFTAKQMLKEDDNDIPLVTTLHGTDITLVGQHPSYKHAVEFSINQSDAITSVSESLKKDTLQFFNIKKEIQVITNFIDNSEFDEPSDCQRTQFANPDEKILIHVSNLRPVKRVDEVLQIFKSVQKKVKSKLIIIGEGPDMEKVNQFLEENPDLISKIRLLGKVNDLYRILQLSDVFLLPSEQESFGLAALEAMAAYTPVISSNAGGIPEVNIQGETGFLAEIGNVEAMSNYTIKLLSNEELLIEMKKNAKEQAIKFDLKNILPIYEEMYRTTIEKFKNELTKV from the coding sequence ATGAAAATAGGCATACTTTGCTATCCCACCTACGGAGGAAGCGGAATTGTAGCAACAGAACTGGGAATGTCGCTTGCCAACAAAGGTTATGAAGTTCACTTCATCAGCAATGCACTTCCGGCGAGATTGGATATTACCAATCCGAATATTTTCTTTCACAGGGTAAATGTGCAGACCTATCCCCTGTTCCAGTATCAGCCTTATGACATTGCACTGAGCTCAATGATCTACCGTGTTGTAAATCTCTATAAGCTGGATCTTCTTCATGCCCATTATGCTATTCCTTATGCTTATGCCGCATTTACCGCAAAGCAGATGCTGAAGGAAGATGATAATGACATTCCGCTGGTTACTACCCTTCACGGTACTGATATCACACTGGTTGGGCAGCATCCGAGCTACAAACATGCTGTAGAATTTTCCATTAATCAGTCTGATGCGATCACTTCCGTATCCGAAAGCTTAAAAAAAGACACTCTTCAGTTTTTCAATATTAAAAAAGAAATTCAGGTGATTACCAATTTTATTGATAATTCTGAATTTGATGAACCTAGTGACTGTCAAAGGACACAATTTGCAAATCCTGATGAAAAGATCCTGATCCACGTTTCCAACTTACGACCTGTAAAAAGGGTGGATGAAGTGCTTCAGATATTCAAAAGTGTACAGAAAAAGGTAAAATCGAAATTAATCATTATCGGGGAAGGGCCGGATATGGAGAAGGTTAATCAGTTCCTTGAGGAAAATCCTGACCTAATCTCAAAAATCCGTTTGCTTGGAAAGGTAAACGACCTGTACCGAATTCTTCAGTTATCCGATGTCTTTTTACTGCCTTCGGAACAGGAAAGTTTCGGTCTTGCCGCACTGGAAGCGATGGCTGCCTATACACCGGTTATAAGTTCCAACGCGGGAGGAATTCCGGAAGTGAACATCCAGGGTGAAACCGGATTTTTAGCGGAAATCGGAAACGTGGAAGCCATGAGCAACTATACCATTAAACTGCTGAGCAATGAAGAACTTTTAATTGAAATGAAGAAAAATGCGAAAGAACAGGCCATTAAATTCGATCTGAAAAACATTCTTCCTATCTATGAGGAAATGTATAGAACGACTATTGAAAAATTTAAAAATGAACTAACTAAAGTATAG
- a CDS encoding glycoside hydrolase family 3 protein, protein MKKLVCTSIFIISLFSPKIAAQYVPKNLSREDIKKANHWVDKTYKNLSQDEKLGQLFIIALYTNKGENEINTVRNIVVNEKIGGLILMQDDAAREINLVNEFQQKSKIPLMIGMDAEWGLYQRIAAAHKFPWAMTLGAIQDKNLIRQMSAKIAEDCQRMGINWDFAPVVDVNTNPDNPIIGNRSFGSEVGNVIRSASAYASGLQDNTILAAIKHFPGHGDTSTDSHLDLPVISHNLDRLNTVELAPFKALMKEGIGGVMVAHLYVPTLESGKGIPASVSKNIITGLLKEKLGYKGLIITDALNMGAVASKYKPGELDAMAFKAGNDIMLFSQGVAEGKKLIQKAIDNGEISQSRVEESVKKILLTKYFLGLDKYSPKNPENINSDLNNDSHKTLVQNLYANALTLLKDDKKLLPLKGNTVYYIPLEEAPYQTFVNEMGSELIIKKANEISTIPANSTVIIGLHKDNSTAYKSYKISEASKKILYELSKNQNVILNVFGSAYALKDIDLSNISTVLVSYENNDDSMTATANALKGKTKIGGRLPVLVNDKLKAGMGIDLNDSQK, encoded by the coding sequence ATGAAGAAACTGGTCTGTACATCAATCTTTATTATCTCATTATTCAGCCCAAAAATTGCGGCACAATATGTCCCTAAAAACCTTTCCAGGGAAGATATAAAAAAAGCTAATCATTGGGTTGATAAAACATACAAAAATCTTTCACAGGATGAAAAGCTCGGACAGCTTTTTATCATTGCATTATACACCAATAAAGGTGAAAATGAGATCAATACCGTACGGAATATTGTTGTAAATGAAAAGATCGGCGGTCTTATCCTGATGCAGGATGACGCGGCAAGAGAAATCAATCTGGTTAATGAATTCCAGCAAAAATCCAAAATTCCCTTAATGATCGGGATGGATGCGGAATGGGGATTGTACCAGAGAATTGCTGCCGCACACAAATTTCCCTGGGCCATGACCCTGGGAGCTATTCAGGATAAAAATCTGATCCGCCAGATGTCTGCCAAAATAGCAGAAGACTGCCAAAGAATGGGAATCAACTGGGATTTTGCTCCCGTTGTTGACGTAAACACCAATCCTGACAACCCGATTATCGGCAACAGAAGCTTCGGATCTGAAGTGGGCAACGTTATCCGGTCTGCATCTGCTTATGCCAGCGGTCTTCAGGACAATACTATTCTGGCGGCCATAAAACATTTCCCGGGACATGGTGATACCAGCACAGATTCTCACCTGGATCTTCCGGTAATCTCCCACAACCTTGACAGGCTTAATACCGTTGAACTTGCTCCTTTTAAAGCATTAATGAAAGAAGGCATCGGAGGCGTAATGGTTGCCCATTTATATGTTCCTACTTTAGAATCAGGAAAAGGAATTCCTGCTTCGGTTTCAAAAAATATTATTACCGGTCTGCTGAAAGAAAAATTAGGTTATAAAGGACTCATTATTACCGATGCATTAAATATGGGTGCAGTGGCCAGCAAATATAAACCGGGCGAACTGGATGCGATGGCTTTTAAGGCCGGAAATGATATTATGCTTTTCTCCCAGGGTGTTGCAGAAGGAAAAAAACTTATTCAGAAAGCAATTGATAATGGCGAAATTTCGCAGTCAAGGGTTGAAGAAAGTGTAAAGAAAATCCTTCTGACAAAATATTTCTTAGGCTTGGATAAGTACAGCCCGAAAAATCCTGAAAACATCAATTCAGATTTAAACAATGATTCTCATAAAACATTGGTTCAGAATTTATATGCAAATGCTTTAACATTATTGAAAGATGATAAAAAATTGCTTCCCCTGAAAGGAAATACAGTCTATTATATTCCTCTGGAGGAGGCACCTTATCAAACTTTTGTTAATGAAATGGGTTCTGAATTGATAATTAAAAAAGCAAATGAGATCAGTACAATTCCTGCGAATTCTACAGTGATTATAGGGTTGCATAAGGACAATTCCACAGCATACAAATCTTACAAAATTTCAGAGGCATCAAAAAAGATATTATATGAATTATCAAAAAATCAAAATGTTATACTGAATGTTTTCGGAAGCGCTTACGCCCTTAAAGATATTGACCTTTCAAATATTTCTACAGTCTTAGTTTCTTATGAAAACAACGATGATTCTATGACTGCTACAGCCAATGCACTGAAAGGAAAAACAAAAATAGGCGGCAGGCTACCTGTTTTAGTAAATGATAAACTGAAAGCAGGAATGGGAATTGATCTGAATGATTCACAAAAATAA
- the ribA gene encoding GTP cyclohydrolase II produces MIKIQAESNVPTEYGTFRMIALSENENDWMPHMAIVADKTDFSKPVNVRFHSECITGEVFHSKKCECGQQLDAAMKYIHENGGVIIYLRQEGRNIGIINKLKAYSLQEKGFDTVEANLKLGLPADDRNFGVAIEILNLLDIKDINLLTNNPEKVKYVEESNIHLNSRIPLQIPANEISRGYLQTKKDYFGHLLDENDK; encoded by the coding sequence ATGATTAAAATTCAGGCGGAGTCCAATGTTCCTACGGAATATGGTACTTTCCGAATGATTGCTTTATCCGAAAATGAGAATGACTGGATGCCTCACATGGCTATTGTCGCAGATAAAACAGATTTTTCAAAACCTGTAAACGTGCGTTTCCATTCAGAATGTATTACCGGAGAAGTTTTCCATTCAAAAAAATGCGAATGTGGGCAGCAATTGGATGCAGCCATGAAATATATCCATGAAAATGGAGGAGTTATTATCTACCTTCGCCAGGAAGGCAGAAATATCGGGATCATTAACAAGTTAAAAGCATATTCTTTACAGGAAAAAGGATTTGACACAGTAGAAGCCAATCTAAAGCTGGGACTCCCTGCAGATGACAGAAACTTCGGTGTTGCTATTGAAATTCTTAATTTATTGGATATAAAAGATATTAATCTGCTTACCAATAATCCTGAAAAGGTAAAATATGTAGAAGAAAGCAATATCCATCTTAATTCCAGAATTCCTTTACAAATTCCCGCCAATGAAATCAGCAGAGGTTATTTGCAGACAAAGAAAGATTATTTTGGCCATTTGTTGGATGAAAATGATAAATAA
- a CDS encoding DUF4254 domain-containing protein, whose protein sequence is MNFTETAWKVFNKSIEDYHVSDDVNTLINNPFEKDTLERILYAKNWIDTVQWHLEDIIRDENIDPAEALQLKRAIDASNQKRTDLVEFIDSWFLKKYESVIPKPEAKINTETIAWAVDRLSILALKVYHMSLEANRDSASEEHRANCKAKLDVLLAQHEDLSTSINQLLTDIENGDVKMKVYKQMKMYNDESLNPVLYQKGQQK, encoded by the coding sequence ATGAATTTTACAGAGACCGCATGGAAAGTCTTCAACAAATCTATTGAAGATTATCACGTGTCTGATGACGTTAACACTCTAATTAATAATCCGTTCGAAAAAGACACTTTGGAACGAATTTTGTATGCAAAAAACTGGATTGATACCGTTCAATGGCATTTGGAAGATATAATTAGAGATGAAAATATTGATCCGGCTGAAGCGCTTCAACTTAAAAGGGCGATAGATGCATCCAATCAGAAAAGAACTGATCTGGTAGAATTTATAGACAGCTGGTTTCTTAAAAAGTATGAAAGTGTAATTCCTAAACCTGAAGCAAAAATCAATACTGAAACTATCGCATGGGCGGTAGACAGATTATCAATTCTCGCACTCAAGGTTTATCATATGTCGTTAGAGGCAAACAGAGATTCGGCTTCCGAAGAACACAGAGCCAACTGTAAGGCAAAATTAGATGTTCTTCTTGCACAGCATGAAGATCTTTCAACTTCTATTAATCAGTTGCTTACTGATATTGAGAACGGTGATGTTAAGATGAAAGTGTACAAACAGATGAAAATGTACAACGATGAAAGTCTTAACCCAGTCCTGTATCAAAAGGGGCAACAAAAATGA
- a CDS encoding twin-arginine translocase TatA/TatE family subunit has translation MNTLTILSLSWQHILIVAIILLLLFGGKKIPELMRGVGSGIKEFKDAVKEEDKPGSENKTTNNNPSSN, from the coding sequence ATGAATACATTAACAATATTGTCATTATCTTGGCAACACATTCTGATCGTAGCCATCATTCTTCTTTTACTTTTCGGAGGTAAAAAAATCCCTGAATTAATGAGAGGAGTTGGTTCCGGTATTAAAGAATTTAAAGATGCAGTAAAGGAAGAAGACAAGCCTGGTTCTGAAAACAAAACCACAAACAACAATCCTTCAAGCAACTAA
- a CDS encoding peptidoglycan DD-metalloendopeptidase family protein yields the protein MIKKFSFLISILLFGLHYGQGGKKEQLQKQNAELKKQIAQINTDLAKTRNESKLSIAYLENVNKKLMLREKVYNNTQKEKRFIEDEIYLRQLEINRQNRELKILRENYAKVLVNAYKNKGVQNKVTFILSAKNLGEAIRRVQYLKQYSDYQDKKAAEITNAATKIKKSIAQKQNSVKEKANLLVNQQKDLTTINAERSQKEQLVAEFKKNESKLTSELRQKQAQSKALEGQIRSIIAEEIRIAKAEEETRKKAEAEKIRLAKIAAEREKARIEAENKARAEALEKERRAAETEARKASELAAKRAEEERKRNEDAARSEATARDEARKIAAKKASDEAAAKAKEASDKLIAARAAEAALAKKNEDDKKAAETKAMTNYGVTTVAGSNFADNRGRLGYPADKIGQITHRFGRHPHPVFKNIDEENNGIKISVPSGTRAKSVFPGTVSSVLANSDGTKTVILKHGNYFTIYSNLGSVSVSKGQQVSAGTPVGVIGQDFDGTYTLDFQVWNGSTPVDPLGWVSY from the coding sequence ATGATTAAAAAATTTAGCTTTTTAATAAGTATTTTACTGTTCGGACTGCACTATGGACAAGGTGGTAAAAAAGAACAATTGCAAAAACAAAATGCTGAACTTAAAAAACAAATTGCTCAGATAAATACAGATTTAGCAAAAACAAGAAATGAATCAAAACTTTCTATAGCTTATCTTGAAAATGTTAATAAAAAGTTGATGTTGAGAGAAAAGGTTTATAACAACACTCAGAAAGAAAAGAGATTTATTGAAGATGAAATCTACCTTCGTCAGCTTGAAATTAACCGCCAGAACAGAGAGCTTAAAATCCTTAGGGAAAATTACGCCAAAGTTTTGGTGAATGCCTATAAAAATAAGGGCGTCCAAAATAAAGTAACTTTTATTCTTTCTGCTAAAAACCTGGGTGAGGCAATAAGAAGGGTTCAGTATTTAAAACAATATTCCGATTATCAGGATAAAAAAGCGGCGGAAATCACCAACGCTGCAACTAAAATTAAAAAATCTATCGCCCAGAAACAGAATTCTGTAAAAGAAAAAGCAAATCTTCTTGTCAATCAGCAGAAAGATTTAACAACGATTAATGCGGAAAGATCTCAAAAAGAACAGCTGGTAGCAGAATTTAAGAAAAACGAATCCAAACTTACGTCAGAGCTCAGACAAAAACAGGCACAATCAAAAGCATTGGAAGGGCAGATCAGATCAATTATAGCAGAAGAAATCAGAATTGCCAAAGCAGAGGAAGAAACAAGAAAAAAAGCCGAAGCTGAAAAAATTCGTCTTGCCAAAATTGCTGCCGAAAGAGAAAAAGCCAGAATTGAAGCTGAAAATAAAGCCCGTGCAGAAGCACTTGAAAAAGAAAGACGGGCAGCAGAAACTGAAGCAAGAAAAGCATCCGAGCTGGCGGCAAAAAGAGCCGAAGAAGAGAGAAAACGAAATGAAGATGCTGCAAGATCAGAGGCTACAGCAAGAGATGAAGCCAGAAAAATAGCTGCTAAAAAAGCGTCTGACGAAGCAGCTGCGAAAGCAAAAGAAGCCTCCGATAAACTGATTGCAGCAAGAGCCGCAGAAGCAGCTCTGGCGAAAAAGAATGAGGATGATAAAAAAGCTGCGGAAACAAAAGCAATGACCAATTATGGCGTAACAACTGTTGCAGGAAGCAATTTTGCAGATAATAGAGGAAGATTGGGCTATCCGGCTGATAAAATAGGACAGATTACCCACCGATTCGGAAGACATCCCCATCCGGTATTTAAAAATATTGACGAGGAGAACAACGGTATTAAAATTTCAGTACCGTCCGGAACGCGGGCAAAATCGGTATTTCCAGGAACTGTTTCTTCAGTATTGGCCAATAGTGACGGAACGAAAACTGTTATCCTGAAACACGGGAATTATTTCACCATTTATTCTAATCTCGGAAGTGTTAGTGTTTCCAAAGGCCAGCAGGTTTCGGCAGGAACTCCGGTAGGAGTAATAGGACAGGATTTTGATGGAACTTATACCCTTGATTTCCAGGTATGGAACGGAAGCACACCTGTTGATCCTTTAGGTTGGGTTTCTTATTAA